AGCCTCGCTCTTTCGCTGAGGCTGAGGGACACGTGGCATGGCGCGCCGTGATGAAGCTGGAGATGGAAGCTATTAAGAAGAACCAAACTTGGGAGCTGGCTGATCTTCCTCCTGATCACCGCgcgatcacccttaagtgggtgtacAAGCTAAAGAAGGATAAAGCTGGTGCTAttgtcaagcacaaggctcgcttggtggcaTGTGGGTTTATGCAGTAGGAGGAAGTTGACTTCGACGACGCTTTCGTTCCTATTGCACGAATGGAGTCCGTGCGTTTGCACCTCACGCTGGCAGCCCAGGAGGGCTGGCGCGTCTACCACATGGATGTCAAGTCGGCGTTTCTCAAGGACGACTTGAAGGAGGAAGTCTACATCCACCAGCCGCCAGGAttcatcatccccggcaaggaGGACAAGGTGCTGCGCCTGCGCAAGGCCCTCTACGGCTTGCGGTAGGCACCTCAAGCTTGGAATGCCAAGTTGGATTCCACCCTGAAGACTatgggcttcgagcaaagcccgCACGAGGTGGCCGTCTACCGGCGGGGCAATGGAGGCAATGCTCTGCTGGTGGGCATCTACGTCGATGATCTGGTGATCAAGGGCATcaaggaggagaagatggaagcGTTCAAGGAGGAGATGGTAGGGATGGCAGTCGGGCGGGTTTGGACCCGAAACCCACGAGTTTTCGACCTGATTTTGGTGGGGGCAGGTCCGTTTTCCCCCTGCGGGTTTGCGGGTTCGGGGACTCGAAATTGGGTGGGGCGGGGGTGGGTTTCTAATCTCCCCGCGGGTGACGCACGGGGCCCCGAATTACATTCCAGCCCAAAAATTAGATGTAGCCCAACCCAACAAGCAATTGGAAACTCTAGATATATAACTCTCTCAACCCTATCATCTTCTACAAACTCCACAGTCTGGCCCTCGCCCGAGCACCGCGACTCCGCGAGCGCTGCCCCTCGCCCACGGCGCcaccagccggccggccgcgcccctCGCCCGTGCGCGCCTGCATCAAGCGCCGCTGGCCCCCCGCGCCTCGCCcaagcgccgccggccgcttgcCCCCCTTGTCCAACCTGTTGTCTTGCTCAGGTTTCGGGCACCCACGGGTTTCGGGGGCGGGTGCACATTGTCACCCGAAACGAGGTTTGGGTTCGGGGCGGGTTTTATTCTCGGGTTTCGAGGGTGGGTTCGTGGAAGCTCCACCCGACTCCGACCtgccccgttgccatccctaggaGATGAAGGCCACCTTCCAAATAAGTGACCTGAGGCCTCTCTCTTTCTACCTGGGGATCAAGGTGCACCAGGATGACTCCGGTATCACATTTTGACAGACCGCCTACGCCAAGCGTGTCATTGAGCTGGGTGGGCTCACCGACTGCAACCCAGCTCTTACTCCAACGAAGGACAGGCTGAAGTTGAGTCGTGACAGCACGGCTGAGGAGGTGGATGCTACACAGTACTGGCGGcttgtggggagccttcgctacCTCACCCACACACGGTCGAACTTGGCGTTCATAGTCGGCAACAtcagtcggttcatgcagcAACCAACGACAGAGCACCTGCAGGCCATCAAGAGGATCCTCCGCTACATTGCGGAGACTCTCGACTATGGCCTCCACTACTCGAGGTGTCCCGGGACGGCACACGTCATCGGCTACAGTGATAgcgaccacgccggcgacatcgacaccagtaagagcacgagcgggatgttcttcttccttggcaAGTTGCCAAGTTAGCTAGCAGTCAgtcaagcagcaggtggtggccctATCCAGCTGTGAGGCCGAGTACATTGCTGCTTCTTCTGCTTCGACTCAGGCTCTCTGGCTCGCTCGGCTGCTCGACGATCTCCTTGGCAAGGATACTGAAGCAGTGGAGCTTagggtggacagcaagtccgctCTGGCTCTGGCGGAGAATCCCGTCTTCCACGAGCGAAGCAAGCATATCAGAGTGAAgtaccacttcatccgaggTTGCTTGGAGGAAGGAGTGTCTGGACGaactacatcaacaccaaggatcaacTCGCCGACCTTCTTACCAAGTCCCTTGGAAGGATCAAGTTCGAAGAACTTTTCTCTAGAATTAGGATGGTCCAGTTGCTGCTCAAGACACGCAAGACTTAGGGGGAGATTGATagaataagggggtgtttggataccccatgctaaagttcagcacatgtcacatcggatgtttggatgctaattaggagtattaaacatagactaattataaaactaattgcacagatggagtctaattcgcgagacgaatctattaagcctaattagtccatgatttgacaatttagtgctacagtaaccatttgctaatgatggattcatctcgcgaaatagcataggggttctgcaattagttttataattagctcatgtttagttctcctaattagcatccgaacatccgatgtgacactgctaaagtttagcacctagtatccaaacaccccctaagtcatgtgtgtgttgggtgtgtGTTTTTATCTATGTGCATATGTGCACTTTATCTACTTAGATACCATTTAGATGTTTTTCAGATGTTTTGTTTAGCTTCCAAGCCACCTGCATATGGTTGGTCTATCTGTACTTAAAGACCCTTTGCGGGGGTGGTTAATGAGAAAGTGCATCACTTCCTTGTGCCCGGTCATCCTTCTCTGGTATTATCAACAAAAACATCCCGGGCAAGTTTTCGTTTGTTGTGCTCACCCGCCATCTGCAGCTCGTGAACTGAGAAAATGGCCGTCACTACAAGATGGTGCAGACAAAAATTGTAAAATAGCACGCAGATAAAAAGGGGGAACGTCATCCACTGAGCACATACATGCCCCGTCACGTACGCTCACGCTCCATCCAAAAGTCAAAGAGGGGGGGCCACGCTCATGGCCCATACCACAGGGATTTTTTCCCCTTCCCTTTGGGATTTGGTCCTTTGGAAAACACGATGCCGGGAGGAGGGGGAAAAAAATGATTATTACGTGCACAACACTACCAGTACCGATGCACTATGCAACACTAGCGGTGTACCACACGCATACACCAAAGCGTCATCGAGCTGGGCGCTGCCGCGCTGCGCCGCCCGGATTCACGCACGAAACGCCCGGCAACGCATCGAAACTGGCCCCTCCAAAGCCGGGCGAACAGACGGACGGTGGTGCGAATTTGCGATGCAATGCAAACAAGGCAAGCAAGCGGCGGCCAGTTTCGACTTCGAGACCGGATCACCGGATGCGTTTCTtggcagcaggcagcaggcagcagcagcgtgaCTGCGGCGCCCGCCATCGCAGGGAGCGCAGGAGGACTCAGGCCATGGCAGGCGCCGCAGCAGTAGCACAGGCAGCGTGGCAAGGCGTCGTCTGGTGGCGAGCGTGCC
Above is a genomic segment from Setaria viridis chromosome 4, Setaria_viridis_v4.0, whole genome shotgun sequence containing:
- the LOC117853590 gene encoding uncharacterized mitochondrial protein AtMg00810-like, translated to MGFEQSPHEVAVYRRGNGGNALLVGIYVDDLVIKGIKEEKMEAFKEEMTAYAKRVIELGGLTDCNPALTPTKDRLKLSRDSTAEEVDATQYWRLVGSLRYLTHTRSNLAFIVGNISRFMQQPTTEHLQAIKRILRYIAETLDYGLHYSRLSGSLGCSTISLARILKQWSLGWTASPLWLWRRIPSSTSEASISE